In Bacillus sp. FJAT-45037, the following are encoded in one genomic region:
- a CDS encoding tRNA1(Val) (adenine(37)-N6)-methyltransferase, protein MEKIYKDERLDFIKGTELKVIQSPSVFSFSIDAILLARFVYLPIQKGAVLDLCTGNGVIPLVMSTRSKALITGVELQERLYDMAKRNAELNQLHEQVQFIQADLNKMPNSVNKDGYDVVTCNPPYFETITKEERNKNIHLAIARHEIHCTLDDVIRTCSQYVKQKGKVALVHRPERLTDMMSLMRKYRIEPKRLQFVHPKKEKEANMVLLEGIKDGRSGLTCLPPLIVYQEDGTYTNEFEEVYIGQ, encoded by the coding sequence TTGGAGAAGATATATAAAGATGAGCGATTGGATTTTATCAAGGGAACCGAATTAAAAGTGATTCAAAGTCCATCTGTTTTTTCTTTTTCAATTGATGCTATTTTACTGGCTCGTTTTGTGTATTTGCCAATTCAAAAAGGAGCGGTGCTTGATTTATGTACAGGTAATGGTGTTATTCCACTAGTAATGTCAACACGTTCAAAAGCGTTGATCACTGGTGTCGAGTTACAAGAGCGGTTATATGATATGGCAAAGCGAAATGCCGAATTGAATCAACTACATGAGCAAGTTCAATTTATCCAAGCTGATCTTAATAAAATGCCAAATAGTGTGAATAAAGATGGCTATGATGTCGTCACATGTAATCCCCCGTACTTTGAGACGATCACAAAGGAGGAGCGTAATAAAAATATACACTTAGCTATTGCTCGTCACGAAATTCACTGTACACTTGATGATGTGATTCGTACATGTAGTCAATACGTGAAACAAAAGGGAAAAGTTGCACTTGTTCATCGTCCCGAGCGATTAACTGATATGATGTCATTGATGAGAAAATATCGTATTGAACCGAAACGACTCCAATTTGTTCACCCGAAAAAAGAAAAAGAGGCTAATATGGTTCTGCTAGAGGGAATCAAGGATGGTCGTTCAGGATTAACATGTTTGCCGCCATTAATTGTTTATCAAGAAGATGGAACGTATACGAATGAATTTGAAGAGGTGTATATTGGCCAGTGA
- a CDS encoding GIY-YIG nuclease family protein, producing MTHFIYILECCDQSWYTGYTNDFNRRLKMHEEGKGAKYTRGRGPFVVKHLERYETKTAALQAEYAIKRLTRKQKERYVLEKGEKNEATS from the coding sequence GTGACACATTTTATTTATATTTTGGAATGCTGTGACCAAAGTTGGTATACAGGCTATACTAACGACTTCAATCGGCGATTAAAGATGCATGAAGAAGGAAAAGGAGCCAAATATACAAGAGGTAGAGGCCCATTTGTCGTTAAGCATCTAGAACGCTACGAGACTAAAACAGCTGCGCTTCAAGCAGAATATGCTATAAAGAGATTGACACGTAAACAGAAGGAACGTTACGTATTAGAAAAGGGTGAAAAGAATGAAGCAACAAGCTAG
- the rsmI gene encoding 16S rRNA (cytidine(1402)-2'-O)-methyltransferase: MKQQASYAEEGQVGMIYLVPTPIGNLEDMTFRAIRMLKEVDLIAAEDTRQTKKLCNHFEITTPLVRYDEHNKERAGVGLIDKVKAGQSIAFVSDAGMPAISDPGCDIVKLAVEEEIPVIALPGANAALTSLVASGLDTEQFYFVGFLPRQKKNRTEALEEIKAVKATLIFYEAPHRLKETIQALLFTLGNRKVSICRELTKKFEEYQRGTLEEAVEWCETGMIKGEFCLVVDGATEVIEEDMWWDQISEVQHVEHYVTLGMTSKEAIKQAAKDRDVPKREIYQAYHQ, encoded by the coding sequence ATGAAGCAACAAGCTAGTTATGCAGAAGAGGGACAAGTTGGTATGATTTATTTAGTGCCAACGCCAATTGGGAATCTTGAAGATATGACCTTCCGTGCTATTCGTATGTTAAAAGAAGTGGATCTTATTGCAGCAGAAGATACAAGACAAACGAAAAAGTTATGCAACCACTTTGAGATTACTACACCATTGGTGCGGTATGATGAACACAATAAGGAAAGAGCAGGGGTAGGGTTAATAGATAAGGTGAAAGCAGGGCAATCGATTGCTTTTGTTAGTGACGCTGGTATGCCCGCCATTTCAGATCCTGGTTGTGATATTGTCAAATTAGCGGTCGAAGAAGAGATTCCAGTTATTGCGTTACCAGGTGCGAATGCAGCATTAACAAGTTTAGTGGCTTCAGGTCTTGATACAGAGCAGTTTTATTTTGTAGGGTTTTTGCCGCGCCAGAAGAAGAATCGAACCGAAGCATTAGAAGAAATAAAAGCTGTAAAAGCAACGCTCATTTTCTATGAGGCACCACATCGACTAAAAGAAACGATTCAAGCACTCCTGTTTACATTAGGCAACCGCAAAGTTAGTATTTGTCGTGAGCTAACGAAGAAATTTGAAGAGTATCAACGTGGGACGTTAGAGGAGGCTGTAGAGTGGTGTGAAACAGGCATGATTAAGGGAGAGTTTTGTTTAGTTGTTGATGGAGCAACTGAGGTTATAGAGGAAGATATGTGGTGGGATCAGATTAGTGAGGTTCAACATGTCGAGCATTATGTAACGTTAGGCATGACATCAAAAGAAGCCATTAAACAAGCAGCTAAAGACCGTGATGTACCTAAGAGAGAAATCTATCAAGCCTATCATCAATAA
- a CDS encoding AbrB/MazE/SpoVT family DNA-binding domain-containing protein, producing the protein MKSTGIVRKVDELGRVVIPIELRRTLEIAEKDALEIYVDNDRIILKKYKANMTCQMTGEVSDDNLSINNGKIILSPQGAQDIIKELQDYVARSTQS; encoded by the coding sequence ATGAAATCTACAGGTATTGTACGTAAAGTTGATGAACTAGGTCGCGTAGTTATTCCAATTGAATTGCGTCGCACACTTGAAATTGCAGAGAAGGATGCACTTGAGATCTATGTTGATAACGATCGCATCATCCTTAAGAAATACAAAGCAAACATGACTTGCCAAATGACTGGTGAAGTATCTGATGACAACCTTTCAATTAATAATGGAAAAATCATTCTTAGCCCACAAGGTGCTCAAGATATCATCAAAGAATTACAAGATTACGTTGCACGTTCAACACAATCATAA